A window from Schistocerca gregaria isolate iqSchGreg1 chromosome 8, iqSchGreg1.2, whole genome shotgun sequence encodes these proteins:
- the LOC126285165 gene encoding dynein axonemal heavy chain 5-like — protein sequence MRQFTLVRELQTERTAPATDVTANKRNMQELEENLLYKLTTVQGSLVDDEAVIEVLNVTKNKAAEVREKEAVAAEAEVKISTALEEFRPVATRGSVLHFLIVDMAVVNFMYQASLCRGLYEDHKFVFTLLLSLKVDMEREYVSHEEFNTFIKFGKMRVG from the exons ATGCGACAGTTCACCCTTGTGCGAGAGCTCCAGACGGAGCGGACGGCACCCGCCACCGACGTCACCGCCAACAAGCGCAACATGCAGGAGCTCGAAGAAAATCTGCTGTACAAGCTAACCACGGTGCAAGGCTCACTGGTGGACGACGAGGCGGTGATCGAGGTGCTGAACGTGACCAAGAACAAAGCGGCTGAGGTGCGCGAGAAGGAGGCGGTGGCCGCAGAGGCAGAGGTCAAGATCAGCACGGCCCTTGAGGAGTTCCGGCCAGTGGCGACGCGGGGCAGCGTACTCCATTTCCTGATCGTCGACATGGCCGTGGTCAATTTCATGTACCAGGCGTCCCTG TGCCGCGGCTTGTACGAGGACCACAAGTTCGTGTTCACCCTGCTGCTGTCGCTCAAAGTAGACATGGAGCGGGAGTACGTGTCGCACGAGGAGTTCAACACATTCATCAAGTTCGGGAAGATGAGAGTAGGGTGA